The following proteins are co-located in the Callithrix jacchus isolate 240 chromosome 10, calJac240_pri, whole genome shotgun sequence genome:
- the OAF gene encoding out at first protein homolog yields MRPSGVPPARPALLLLLLQLLAPLLATGAPAELRVRVRLPDGQVTEESLQADSDADSISLELRKPDGTLVSFTADFKKDVKIFRALILGELEKGQSQFQALCFVTRLQHNEIIPSEAMAKLRQKNPRAVRQAEEVRGPEQLHMDVAVNFSRGGLLSPHLHNVCAEAADAIYTRQEDVRFWLEQGVDSSVFEALSKAPEQAELPRCRQMGDRGKPCTCRYGLSLAWYPCMLKYCHSRERPTPYKCGIRSCQKSYSFDFYVPQRQLCLWDEDP; encoded by the exons ATGCGCCCGTCCGGGGTCCCCCCGGCGCGCCccgcgctgctgctgctgctgctgcagctgctcgCGCCGCTACTGGCAACGGGTGCGCCGGCCGAGCTGCGGGTCCGCGTGCGGCTGCCGGACGGCCAGGTGACGGAGGAGAGCCTGCAGGCGGACAGCGACGCCGACAGCATCAGCCTCGAGCTGCGCAAGCCCGATGGCACCCTCGTCTCCTTCACCGCCGACTTCAAGAAG GATGTGAAGATCTTCCGGGCCCTGATCCTGGGGGAGCTGGAGAAGGGGCAGAGTCAGTTCCAAGCCCTCTGCTTTGTCACCCGGCTGCAGCACAACGAGATCATCCCCAGCGAGGCCATGGCCAAGCTCCGGCAG AAAAACCCCCGGGCAGTACGGCAGGCGGAGGAGGTTCGGGGTCCAGAGCAGCTGCACATGGATGTTGCTGTCAACTTCAGCCGTGGGGGCCTGCTGAGCCCCCATCTCCACAACGTGTGTGCCGAGGCCGCAGATGCCATCTACACTCGCCAGGAGGACGTCCGGTTCTGGCTGGAACAAG GTGTGGACAGTTCTGTGTTCGAGGCTCTGTCCAAGGCCCCAGAGCAGGCGGAGCTGCCTCGCTGCAGGCAGATGGGGGACCGAGGGAAGCCCTGCACCTGCCGCTATGGCCTGAGCCTGGCCTGGTACCCCTGCATGCTCAAGTACTGCCACAGCCGCGAGCGGCCCACGCCCTACAAGTGTGGCATCCGCAGCTGCCAGAAGAGCTACAGCTTCGACTTCTACGTGCCCCAGAGGCAGCTGTGTCTCTGGGATGAGGACCCCTag